The stretch of DNA TCCTGCTGTGTGTGTGCCATTTGTGGCACTCGGATGTTTCCacaatttttcttaattaaatcTTATATGacaatacaacaaaaaaaatattaaacaaaagtaatatatattttttttttcacttgctTGTTAGTAGACAGATAAATtctacaattaaatttaatgctagtttattaaaagatgtattaaaattatatcttcaaagtgaaaaaaaaaaaaaaaatataaaaaaaagcattgagttaaaaataaattttaaaaggatgataaaaaaattattgaaaaaggtGTTGAGAGAAGgttgaaggttttttttttttttatctatttatttttgtataggTGTGGGTTGGAACAAGGGTGGTGACGACGAGGCTATCAATCGATATTGGCAACTTCCAGCGAAGAGGAAAAACGATATGGACCGAGACGTGTATTCTTGCCGGCGGATACACTCTGGATAAAGTGCCCCGTcaaataaacacaataaatttatttttctcagtgtCTTTTGCTTTTTATCAATAGTCACTTGATCGTGTATTGTCACTCAATTCACCTCATCATCATTATCCAGCTTGTTTCAATGATATTTAAGTATAaatacagaatttttttttcaatttttgtatttttaaattaataattaattgaaaaaaattctactcGAGTTATGAGTAAgttggtaaatatatttatgaggAATTTAAGTGTGTTTAAACAAGTGCACTTtgtcatttgtcattttaaaaaggaaaattaaAGAGGAAGTGTAAATgactagaaataaaaaaatttataaaaatagtaataatgagGCAATTGAAGTACTTGACTTTAATATTcgcatttataatttaaataattttttttttctttttaaaaatttaatattttataaatatatttttttttttcaataaataaatacattattaattaaatttgtatttttttatatttaaatttttttaattgcaattgagtgtgatttaaaaaaaaatattaaaataaataaattatttaaatttagctaatttttttattgaataaatttagtaataaattttaaacaattgactattaaataaataaaaaaattaattatttaaatttgtatttttaatagtaatcgaaattgattaataaatttttaaaatttgaatttttattactacAATTTAGGgtaattatttcaatcaattttttttttttaaattattaacaaatactattatttaaaagtaaaaatatttaactatttttttcttgtttcaaaaaattaccaattcaattattcaattggctatgaatttttaactattacctcatttttaaattttaaattaaaaaattatgaataaaacaCATGTAAAAagccatatttaaaaataaaaaaaaaaatttgaaaatattcttGAATTAATAGTCGAGAGGATAATTaagatttaaaattcaagtgatgataaaaatatttaatgagtCAATTATTGAGTGTGGTTGATGGAGAAGTGCATTTGCTGACACAGCTCGATTGGTCTTTGCTTGCTCAAGCATAAAAgagacgagaaaaaaaataaaaaaaaataataataatgagagaCTGGGTCAGTAGTGTCAGGGGAACATGTATACATTTTCATAAACCAcatgtacataaaaaaaaatataccatacaaatgaataatgataataaaattaaagaaaaaaaaaaaacaaaattaacaaactaattaaataaatatttaacaaattaatttataattttaaatgaattataaattcatgaattattaatttagtatttaattttaattgatgttaACAACTTATCATTTGTCGAAAAAtgatttgtataaatttacgTTAGCcatttgaataatcaataacaattaatttaacaattggagcataaaaatttgagtataatttaaatttcttttttaaaaataaaaatttacaataaatataatttcaatgagTCAAATTATTCGAGTAGAAACTTCCTGTCTTATCAAGTacaccaaaaataaatttcgacgtctgttaaaaaataaaaaaaaatgtaaaagaattttaataatgtacaaaaaataattccatcGACACGAGTCTCTcattataaatgttaaaaataaattctaaaaataatatataatatattgaaataaataaaaaaaaatatatattaatttcatgtTGTCTCAATGAGTCATATGATTAAAAGCCAAATTATCAGCTGTATTATGATAACGTAGATAATTTGTTGTCCTAtgttcaaaaaacaaaaaaatttgttggcTATATTAGTCATAGAAATAGCcagttaaaattataaacaaactcGTTAatcttgattaattaataaatttttgaatgaatgAAAGTTGATCTCAAAGACGTATCGATTGAATTAGAAAGCGAGAGATGCGCGCGTTGTGAACAGCCGAGGATTATTAGCTCTGGTTAAGGTGGcagacaaaataataataaaaaaccagGACACACTGTACACTTGTCCTGctccatcaataaataattattattttttcaaaatttaacagCCAATATATCAATCCATAACCAACAATTAATCtctcaacatttttaaaacagcctacttattttttattaataaaaaacaattaaagaaaaaaaaaaaaaaatacatggtTTTTTCCCATCATCATCAGACATCTGAGGtcatgtttgttttttttttattttttttttcaatatcaaattgacaattaaaatgacaagtattataaaaataatttcgagtatattgttaataatatttgtggatatttttaattaatcaagtatatttaataaataatttgatgaaaaaaaaaaaaaaacaaatgttgttaaaataatgatgGTTGACACCCACCTTGCTAGTGGACCACTCCTTTTAGCTCTTTGTCCAAGTATTTTCTCCACGACAGTTACATTTCCACTTCTTGCTGCCTCCAGCAGCTCTTGATCTTTTCccattttccatttatttattaataaaacaaacacttaataacacaattattaaaaacacacATTTGATTACAAATATTACTACGATACGATTGTTTCATTGATCCAACGTGGCCATCTTTGCCACGACTGATGCGACATCATGTGGtgaaatcaaataatatttattttcacccTCTTTATACTTCACCACCCCTTGAGATACCCatattttaatgttgaatTTTACGTTTCTCAGCTGTTGCGCCCTGAcgtttctatagaaaaatatttcagtgtttatacacaacaacaacacatcAAGTTTCCTTGGAGGAAAAAAGTCATTAGCTGCTCTCTAATTTACATGaatggataataaaaaatgaaggaaatatttattattttattgagcaTTTTATGCTTTGTCCAGGCACAGCTCAAAGGTATTTATAATCCAAACAAAACCGGTGTAAACATAACCtcaaatatttgttatatttttgatacatttgttgttaatatttttgtttttattatttagataatggatttatcaatataacaATAACAGGATTTAATGATAAAGCAATTAATGGTCAAgcagtatcaaaaaaaattgatcttGCTCCAAAAAgtgtatcaacaataaaaattgaaaatattccaGTTAATgttacatatttaattattcaagtacATACACATGaagatgatattattattgagtatAATGAAACTGTTGGTAATCAAACTGAAGTTGAAGGATCCAATATTGGTCTTGTGTTAAATCCACAAGAACCAAggacaattattaaaaataaaaataataaaaatataagtgttcttgttgctgttgtttattatttatctcaaGGTAAgctgatatattatttgatgagtCATAAACATTTGTGTTGTTATCGAAATGtgcatgaataataaatattataatcactTTGGAATGTAAAAACAtattaaacatatttattttattttcaggaCCAATACCAGGTGCTTGTAGtataaattctaatttaaatatatcaccgtatttaaaattattactatcagATGGAAAAATTGAGGTTGATGCACAAGCAgcatcatttgaaaaattaaaatgtgataATGATAATCAAATAAGCTATGATGCATATCGTTTATTTATAACTGAAGGTGATTATTCatctgataaatatttttcaacaatattaaaaatgattactgttgatgatattatcaaaaatggAATTAAggtaattttgattatttaattattgtttatagaAATATCATAAtgtatgttaaattaatttgtagatACCAGCTGCTGTTACGACAAGCCAAATGAGAAGAGTATACAGTGCTTATCCTGGTACTGGATCTGCTTATGCTATGATTGCTAATTATGGAAATTATTCATCAGCATATGTTACAACATTTTCATATGCTTGTGATCCATTTACAGATCCTGAATCTTGCaatttatttagtaattaaaatgaatgataattaattaacaaaatacttgattgtatattaattttttttttttttatttattttcaggtgatacatttacaaaatttgTTTGTATTGTTATTCTAATAATTGGTAGTTGTTTAACATTTATTGGACATGCTGGACCAAGCTTTGAAATGTTTCTTTGGGGTTCAATAAATGGTGCATTTATTGGCTGTATATTATCTGgtaattaaatgatattttaaataataaattgcaacaaattttttattatttatattatttacagctCCAATTGGATGGTCAATGTTGATTGGTCTTGCAAGTGGTATAGTATCACTGATATTTATTGGAATGGAAATATCATTTATTCCAACATTTCAAGCTGCCTTGACCACATCATCCCTCGCATTTGGaatcatctatttttttatttccggCAAGTTAAAATACTTAATAAAttgccaaagaaaaaaaaagaaaaacaactttatatatacacacacaataAAAGCCAGTTGAGGagggttttattttatttttttaaatcagggTGTAGGATAGACAtggaaaaggaaaaaaaaaaaaaaaaaaatacttggttCAAGGGATGAAGAGTAGTAGCAAAaaggtttttttatatatatatatttttctctcccTGTGTTGGCCTTCTATCAATGTTATCCAGTCATGTGGAAATTCAGCCAGCCAAATCCCCCCATGCAGAAGCGGCTAGGGCACTCGTGTGCCTCCCGCCCTTTCTCACCATGACGCGCGTATTTTCCTGCAGCCACCCTCgtttacacacacacatacatacagATTGTTTCCTATTTTTAACCCCCctaaaatttctatatttttacgaCCCCTAAAGTTAGAATATGTACTATATATTCCATGATGTATACGATAACCAGCTTGAAAGATTCACATTTACCTAATTGCGTCcccaatatttatttagtccACAACCTATTTAGATTACACGCTTGGTACATGGGTTATTGCATAAACTACATTATTCTGGTATGCTTTAAATCACAAAATAGAGCcttaagatatttttatttatattgctaattttatatttcagatGGAACAGAAATTTTCGAAATTgatagacaattttttttaatttatttggtattaACAATGATTgtacttgtattattttgcTCATTTCCATCATattcaaatgtatttttttcgtcattcGTTGGAAGTTATATGATACTTTTGCCATTTGATTTTTGGCTTGGATCAAATCTGAAATATATTGTCATTAATATTGTCAGACGATTGActgtttatgaatttaatattgcaaGAATAGATCATCCATTTCAGACATATGgttagtaaaaattaaatgtattttaaatggtttttgataattaatatgttgtttatttttagatattattttgatgattttatggGCTGGTTTGATGCTTTGGggtatcaaaaaacaaaatgaaaatgttgaatttgttACAACAGTAACATCAACTGGAAGTTTTCCAGTCTTGAGTGGATCTAGAAATAACAGACGTGTTTTAGTCATTCGTGATTCTGATGATGTAACACGAAGTGCTGGTTTTTTtgcttaattaaatttaaaaaaaaactatatcactttaaaaataatttcatgcaCTTAATTAGTATATAagaaatgtgttttttttttactttttctatttgacaaatatttttctataaaataaaataaaatataaaaaaaaaaaaaatttaaataacagtgttgttgattaaaaattaagagataataaaaaggtactaattatatttttttcttgttattatttcttttgaaattaaaatgaaataacatttatttaattaagacAGTGACACCtaacaattgttgattaatgtttttttttttttcatttttctactTACAATCTTAGAGGTAATCACAGCAACAATATTATCTTCTTATTCACAACACTTACATTGATAACTGTcgcatttaaatattatataattccattttcattttataatttatttatttatacgcATTAcacttgtgtattattttttttgtttttttaaattttttttttacaactacaAGTAATACAAGAGTActcgaaaaaatattcaaacaattttcttgtcgttttttctttttaagtactcatttatcacaaataaaaaaatttttttaatttatttaatgaaaatttgtaGCTCGTCTgcattatgattattaaattatatatatttttatttttttttgtacaaattCGTCGTTAATGAGGGTGGAATAGAATTTaattaagaatttttaaaattttatttcaatttgtattattcattggataaaaaaatggattttttttatgttggcTTGTTGCATCTTGGTTTAATGAGTTCCTTTTGTGATAAATCCTCTCTCCAATTAACACCTCCAACGAAAAATTAACGCCACAatggcttattttttaaataattaaattatatttacaagatACAGGAAAAAATAGGTCGTTtatcaattcaattatttaattttcatttttattatttttttttttttttacaacctATATTCCCTCACAACTATTTaccaatatatttaaaatttttttaattttttttttcgtcattttaATGAAACTTCAGACAccataaataaacatttggatataatattttttttttatatttcgattTTGAATCTGTTACGtaacattaaacttttttttttttaatttttatttttagttccaaaaatataaatttacgacTAATTTACATTATTCATGAATTTGTTTGAtcgtttttaattaattttttttttactttttgttttgcTCTTTCgtccctatttttttttttatattattattactaattgtcattttattttgaaaaggtttttttacttttttcagtATTATTGTGAATTGGGAGGGTTGTGTATATATGATGCTATAGAATATTATtacatttgtttattgtttttaattattttgataatgctattttttaattttaatatttccgtttgaattatatatatttttattatttattttgtggtTTGTTaactattgaatttttattatgagaCGTGCATTTTTATCCTACaatttacaatgattatttaatttgtttatttattagattttttttttttttttgataaatcattagtCTAAGTATTGCTGgggatttaaatgaaaaaaatttaattgtttatccaAATAAAACTTGTTGAATTGTAATgcaaaaaagaattttttttttgcttttatttcGAGGAGTATTTTGAAATACACAATGTACAAGTTGATGCCAATTAGTGTGATATTTTTACCTCGAAAATTCAAGTGACCAGGAGGTCCAGTATTTGAGGTGAATAAACTCCAAATTCACACAACcgcttgaaaattaattaactttcaTCACAGCTGActaacttttaatttaaaaaaaaatctttttcctttatttttattaccgaaaaataataattttgatttattaaaaattgactaatcaattatcgaaatttattattcttcgatcattaaaaattatatgtactaaaaaaaattaacgcttggattttccattttttttttattattattaatattgtttttatttatatatttttgcgactatgagaattttttatatattttatttattacttttaaatgtttgaaattatttacaaatttttttttttttatgttacaattattatctaaCGAAAGTAACAAATgctattttacattttcattttttttttttgtttttttttaatttatacacgaattatatttatactaataataactacaatttattttatgtttttttttttttattttaaaaatttatttaattttaacaaatagaGAAGCGTACTTGCATaagaatgaatgaataaatttattgctcaaagtgaaattaatttcacaaatatttttttaattattattattctatatatatatttatttgtaataataaatcgctttttaattttttaaattgatttattattattgtgtgttTAAGTATGTACTTGATCAACTAAATAATTAACCagattgattaaataaatgaaagaaatttatatgaaaaaaaaatttaaaaataaataacagatTGAAGTAGTATGAATCAACGTTTGTGGAAACACGGTATAGTGGTTTAGATACGACGCCATATCTCAAATCCAAACGCGATGGCCGACCCCAAGAAAAGCCACCCTCAATGCTATCAAGAATCCTCCCCAATTTCACccacaaaatatatacctcGCTTCTCAttccatcaccaccaccaccatcatttcttttttttttttttctatatttatttttttcccttaTCCCAAAACAGCTCATCTCGCGAATCAGTCAGCTCCCTTTTTTAAAATCTCGCGAGAATACCACCAGTTAACtgacgataataaaaaaaaaaaaatttatttatttatctcaatTGCAATCAgcaaaagatttttatttatatactttttttttttttttgatttaataaattataaaatgaaaagaaaaaaaaaaattctatttaattttttttataattaaaattattattattaatttctgaAACCCTGTACTTGTGACCcgggtatttttaaaaaccctgtcagtgtttttttaattttaaataattatgatgatgatgatgatgattttttaatgagGAATTTTATTGGATAATGATATAtccaatttataatttcactCACTAGTGTCAGATGTGTTAACTGGTGTTGTTGATGGTGTGATGCTgctttgatgatgttgatgatgattatgatgatgtaaaatttgttgatttgttGATGTTGGTGATTGTGATGAATGATGATGTATACCAAGTGATGCTAAAAGAGGTCTTGTCATTAAacttggtgatgatgatgatgatggtggtggaaTTTGTGGTGGCGGGCTTTCCTGACCAACGAGTAAACTCGCTGGTGGAAACCCGAATAGCTGGGATCACTGAAGTCTTGGCCAATAATTACCAGCTAAATCTTGACTTTGTGATGGTATTTGTACTGGTACTGATACACCTGCTGATATTACTcctgtaattataaaaattaatattcattattattattttattttgtttttcaaattgtttgatgtaatattatataaatagataaaaataaagttatattGTACATTGTATATATAGTGTAAAATCGATGATGGAGAAAATTCATCTCTTCTCAACATCAAACCGTGTAATAACGTAACTAGAGAGAATGTTGTCTGGATGGTGGGCGTTTAATGAGCAAGTGAAAGTTTTGTCGCGTCGGTACGCCTGCCTAAAGCGATTATGATGGATATAGTTGAAGCACGAAAGCACGTTTTACAGAACAAAGTGagcaaaaacaaaacaaagactaaaaaaaaaaaaaaaaaatattgagtgGATAAAAATGTATAGTCAAGGGTAAaaagagtatatatataaaacaaagtcAAAAGagatttttctcttttatttattttttaatttataaaaaaataaaaaaaaaaaaaaatataaattaaacaagcAAGTTGTTTGTAGACACAAGTATCAACAATATGGTTTTCCAAGAGTGCTTAGTGTTTAACAACCGCGACATACaagaatatatatgtttaaaaaaaataatatacatatgaaaaatattcgtTTATcaaggatttaaaaaataaaaaataatataaaaatattaaagggAGGCTATAGGCAAATAGGGTTGTCCCTTGGTTCAGGTATCcgttatacaatatatataaatataaatattgtaccaccaccaccaccaccaccgtcaccaccatcatcaccaccactgACATTCCCAGAATGTTCCACTCTATTCTAGTTGGTACATGCTATGCCTCCCTATTTCCTCCCCTTTGGGTTCGCACGTTATTGAGCGCTCGCCCAGCCGAGGCGAGACCCAACCCATCCACATTCTCCGTTTTATCCGTTTTCA from Aphidius gifuensis isolate YNYX2018 linkage group LG4, ASM1490517v1, whole genome shotgun sequence encodes:
- the LOC122855482 gene encoding transmembrane 7 superfamily member 3-like encodes the protein MKEIFIILLSILCFVQAQLKDNGFINITITGFNDKAINGQAVSKKIDLAPKSVSTIKIENIPVNVTYLIIQVHTHEDDIIIEYNETVGNQTEVEGSNIGLVLNPQEPRTIIKNKNNKNISVLVAVVYYLSQGPIPGACSINSNLNISPYLKLLLSDGKIEVDAQAASFEKLKCDNDNQISYDAYRLFITEGDYSSDKYFSTILKMITVDDIIKNGIKIPAAVTTSQMRRVYSAYPGTGSAYAMIANYGNYSSAYVTTFSYACDPFTDPESCNLFSDTFTKFVCIVILIIGSCLTFIGHAGPSFEMFLWGSINGAFIGCILSAPIGWSMLIGLASGIVSLIFIGMEISFIPTFQAALTTSSLAFGIIYFFISDGTEIFEIDRQFFLIYLVLTMIVLVLFCSFPSYSNVFFSSFVGSYMILLPFDFWLGSNLKYIVINIVRRLTVYEFNIARIDHPFQTYDIILMILWAGLMLWGIKKQNENVEFVTTVTSTGSFPVLSGSRNNRRVLVIRDSDDVTRSAGFFA